A single window of Candidatus Bathyarchaeota archaeon DNA harbors:
- a CDS encoding Lrp/AsnC family transcriptional regulator produces the protein MTTGNSIDEIDLKLLQLSQDDFLLTKRPWAHFGNTLGISEEEVISRFKDLLQRKIIRKIGPILDAKKIGLSYSALIGIKISEEKIDDLANILNEYEGITHNYVRDYAYNVWFTLSSQDKKELGEVIEEIKQRTKILDNDVLILPTARKFKIDVRFKFT, from the coding sequence TTGACAACTGGAAACAGCATCGATGAAATAGACTTAAAACTATTGCAATTGTCTCAAGATGATTTTCTTCTTACAAAGAGACCATGGGCACACTTCGGGAATACGCTTGGAATTTCAGAGGAAGAGGTGATATCCAGATTCAAAGATCTTCTCCAAAGAAAAATAATTCGTAAAATTGGCCCAATCCTTGACGCTAAAAAGATTGGCTTAAGCTATTCCGCTTTAATTGGAATTAAGATTTCAGAAGAAAAGATCGATGACCTTGCAAATATTCTAAATGAATACGAGGGAATAACACATAATTACGTACGCGACTATGCATACAATGTTTGGTTCACTCTTTCCAGTCAAGACAAGAAAGAACTAGGGGAAGTTATCGAGGAGATAAAGCAAAGAACTAAAATTCTGGATAATGATGTGTTGATACTGCCGACAGCGCGAAAATTCAAAATCGATGTCCGTTTCAAATTTACCTAA
- a CDS encoding AsnC family transcriptional regulator: MDDKDYAILRNIQDGIPLAIEPFAEVAKKVEITQEEVIKRLKKLNEEGIIRRFGASISHRKIGMLENAMVTWRVPDDRIDKVGKSLTKYKEITHVYERLTIPKKWNYNLFGVIHGRDRDSIKGFIKEISESLDLEEYLILFSIRQLKKSSIRLPEHHYLKRDGD, encoded by the coding sequence ATGGACGATAAAGACTATGCTATCTTGCGAAATATTCAAGATGGTATACCATTAGCCATTGAACCGTTTGCTGAAGTTGCTAAGAAAGTTGAGATCACTCAGGAAGAAGTCATAAAACGTTTGAAAAAACTAAATGAAGAAGGTATTATTCGAAGATTTGGCGCATCAATATCCCACAGGAAAATTGGAATGTTAGAAAACGCAATGGTGACTTGGAGAGTGCCTGATGATAGAATTGATAAAGTTGGAAAGTCTTTAACAAAATATAAAGAGATAACGCATGTTTATGAACGTCTGACTATTCCTAAAAAGTGGAATTACAATTTATTTGGAGTGATCCACGGAAGAGACAGAGATTCTATAAAGGGATTTATCAAAGAAATCTCAGAGTCATTGGATCTTGAAGAATATTTGATTTTATTTAGCATTAGGCAACTGAAGAAATCAAGCATAAGGTTACCGGAGCATCATTATTTGAAAAGAGACGGCGATTAA
- a CDS encoding Gfo/Idh/MocA family oxidoreductase, with protein MKTLGVGVIGVGFWGKNHARVYNEIKKARLVGVSDLDKTRAKDLASKYKCGFYEKNHQLLKDDEIDAVSICTPTSTHFEIALQTIENGKHVLVEKPLGRNLKESVKIVREAEKKGVKLTVGHIERFNPAVQKLKELVEEGTIGDIILILSRRVTRWPERIGDVGVVKDSAIHDIDVMRYILEDDVVRVYAKVGKLKHRFEDYAEALLHFNKGGTGFIDSNWLTPKKIRNLIVTGSEATASLDYLNQQISIESSKFVKKVQKKWKEPLKLELNHFVEVVLDNKEPCVTGLDGIKAIQICESIIKSGASGKVINLKPIAI; from the coding sequence ATGAAGACTCTAGGAGTTGGAGTAATCGGTGTTGGATTTTGGGGGAAAAATCATGCAAGAGTATATAATGAAATAAAAAAAGCTAGATTAGTCGGAGTTAGTGACTTAGATAAAACAAGAGCAAAAGATCTTGCTAGCAAATATAAATGTGGATTTTATGAAAAGAATCATCAGCTTCTCAAAGATGATGAAATAGATGCGGTAAGCATTTGCACGCCAACATCAACTCATTTTGAAATAGCCCTCCAAACCATAGAGAACGGTAAGCATGTATTAGTCGAAAAACCATTAGGAAGAAATCTAAAAGAGAGTGTTAAAATAGTAAGGGAAGCTGAAAAAAAAGGAGTAAAACTTACGGTAGGTCATATTGAAAGATTCAATCCTGCTGTACAAAAATTAAAGGAGTTAGTGGAAGAGGGTACAATTGGAGATATTATCCTAATTCTTTCAAGGCGAGTTACTCGTTGGCCGGAAAGAATTGGCGATGTAGGAGTAGTAAAGGATTCTGCAATCCACGACATAGATGTGATGAGGTATATATTGGAAGATGATGTGGTCAGAGTATATGCCAAGGTGGGGAAATTGAAGCATAGATTTGAAGATTATGCTGAAGCTTTGCTCCATTTTAATAAAGGAGGAACAGGTTTTATTGACTCGAATTGGCTAACTCCCAAAAAGATCAGAAACTTGATAGTCACAGGAAGTGAGGCAACAGCTTCTTTAGATTACCTAAATCAGCAAATATCGATTGAAAGTTCTAAATTTGTGAAAAAGGTTCAAAAGAAATGGAAGGAACCGCTGAAGTTAGAGTTAAACCACTTTGTTGAAGTTGTTTTAGATAATAAAGAACCTTGCGTGACGGGATTAGATGGTATAAAAGCGATTCAAATATGCGAAAGCATTATAAAATCAGGTGCCAGCGGAAAAGTAATTAACCTAAAACCTATCGCTATTTAA
- a CDS encoding nucleotide sugar dehydrogenase codes for MSVFKMKPKDFKNEVKKGKIKIAVVGLGWMGLPLACLLADSGGKVIGVDINHKKVDTVNKGNCLISEEGLPKLLKKNVSSGKLKATKSIREAITKSRVVFITVPTLVDKHGMSDYSILENLCQNIGRNLQENSLVILESTVAPNITERIVKSTLEKHSGLKAGKDFGLAYSPIRAMGGGVLKDVKRYDKIVGANDRKSLELTSAIHQLIVKGKVRKVKDLKTAEASKIFETIYRDINIALVNELAKFCEKAEIDFIEAKNAANTQPYSHLHIPSIGVGGHCLPLYPHMLFTEAKMLDLQLKFIKEGRKVNQDMPRHILRLIASGLRACGKTLKRSKVTILGIAYRPDIKEVRFSPALDLIQLLKRRGCRIKVYDPYFSHSEILKMGYKTEPTLRRTIENSDCIVLTVAHEEFKKLRPQRIVVNASKPCVIVDGTHLLDPKEVEKVGAIYRGVGRGIWNK; via the coding sequence TTGTCAGTTTTCAAGATGAAACCAAAGGATTTCAAAAATGAAGTTAAAAAAGGCAAGATAAAGATAGCCGTTGTCGGCCTTGGTTGGATGGGTCTACCATTAGCTTGCTTGTTAGCAGATTCTGGAGGAAAAGTTATAGGAGTAGATATTAATCACAAAAAAGTTGATACGGTAAATAAGGGGAATTGCCTAATTTCAGAAGAAGGGCTTCCTAAATTATTAAAGAAAAATGTTTCAAGCGGAAAATTAAAAGCAACAAAAAGCATCAGAGAAGCTATAACAAAAAGTCGGGTAGTCTTCATAACAGTACCAACTTTGGTAGATAAACACGGTATGAGTGATTATTCAATACTTGAGAATTTATGTCAGAATATTGGTAGGAATCTTCAAGAAAATTCATTAGTAATTCTTGAAAGTACGGTCGCCCCAAATATTACAGAGAGAATTGTTAAATCTACATTAGAAAAACATTCAGGGTTGAAAGCTGGAAAAGATTTTGGATTAGCTTACAGCCCCATAAGAGCAATGGGCGGAGGAGTATTAAAAGATGTAAAAAGATATGATAAAATTGTTGGGGCTAATGACAGAAAAAGCCTTGAATTGACTAGTGCAATTCATCAGTTAATAGTCAAAGGAAAGGTAAGAAAAGTTAAGGATTTGAAAACGGCTGAAGCTTCAAAAATATTTGAGACTATTTATAGAGACATCAATATAGCGCTTGTAAATGAACTGGCAAAATTTTGTGAAAAAGCCGAAATCGATTTTATAGAGGCAAAAAATGCAGCCAATACACAGCCATACTCCCATTTACATATTCCAAGTATTGGTGTCGGAGGTCATTGTCTACCCTTGTATCCTCATATGCTTTTTACTGAGGCCAAGATGCTAGACTTGCAGCTGAAGTTCATCAAAGAAGGGAGGAAAGTCAATCAGGATATGCCTAGACATATTCTCAGATTGATTGCGAGCGGATTGAGGGCTTGCGGTAAAACTCTCAAAAGATCCAAAGTTACTATACTTGGAATTGCGTATAGACCAGACATAAAAGAAGTGCGATTTTCCCCTGCATTAGATTTAATACAGCTGCTAAAAAGGCGAGGCTGTAGAATCAAAGTTTATGATCCCTATTTCAGTCACTCAGAAATATTAAAAATGGGATATAAAACAGAGCCTACTTTGAGAAGAACTATTGAAAATTCTGATTGTATTGTGTTGACAGTGGCTCATGAAGAATTTAAAAAATTGAGGCCACAACGAATTGTAGTCAATGCTTCTAAGCCTTGTGTTATTGTTGATGGAACTCATTTACTTGATCCTAAAGAAGTAGAGAAAGTTGGGGCAATTTATCGAGGAGTAGGAAGAGGGATCTGGAACAAGTAG
- the hemL gene encoding glutamate-1-semialdehyde 2,1-aminomutase: protein MKKSNSEISYSKAKKLMPGGVNSPVRAFEPYPFFTSYAEGSRLHDIDGNAYIDYCLAYGPLILGHSNPRIIEAVRTQIDKGTLYGTPTEIEVELAELITKLVPSIEMLRLVNTGTEATMHAIRLARGYTGRNKIIKFEGCYHGAHDYVLVKAGSGATTFGAPDSHGIPEDTTKNTIVIPFNDIKSFMDVIKQNQDEIAAVIIEPIIGNAGVILPIEEYLNSIRKITEEEGIVLIFDEIITGFRLTLGGAQEYYGINPDITTLGKIIGGGFPIAVYGGKKEIFELVSPLGKVYQASTFAGNPISTTAGLATLKILSENKNVIYKKLENNGNKIRNGLQDIIRDKGISAQVNGLTSMFQIFFTDEDVIDYKTAKSSDIVKFMSYQKYLVSNGVFIPPSQFETCFISTTHTDEDITETLEAMNQAISVL from the coding sequence ATGAAAAAATCTAATTCCGAAATTTCCTACTCAAAAGCTAAGAAACTCATGCCTGGTGGAGTCAATAGTCCAGTTAGAGCGTTTGAACCATACCCGTTTTTTACTTCCTATGCTGAAGGTTCAAGACTTCATGATATCGATGGAAATGCTTACATAGACTACTGCTTGGCTTATGGTCCGCTTATACTAGGGCATTCGAATCCAAGAATAATTGAAGCTGTAAGAACTCAGATTGATAAAGGGACTTTATATGGAACTCCAACTGAAATTGAGGTAGAACTAGCGGAACTTATTACGAAACTTGTGCCTTCTATAGAAATGCTGAGGCTCGTGAATACAGGTACTGAGGCAACGATGCATGCAATTAGGCTAGCTAGAGGATATACCGGACGCAATAAAATTATAAAATTCGAAGGTTGTTACCACGGTGCTCATGATTATGTCCTAGTTAAAGCAGGATCTGGTGCAACAACTTTTGGTGCACCCGATTCACATGGAATTCCAGAAGATACTACAAAAAATACAATCGTAATACCGTTTAACGATATTAAATCCTTTATGGATGTAATTAAACAAAATCAAGATGAGATTGCTGCAGTAATAATCGAGCCCATTATCGGAAATGCTGGTGTGATACTACCTATAGAAGAGTATCTAAATTCCATCCGTAAAATTACTGAGGAAGAGGGAATTGTTTTAATCTTCGATGAAATTATTACAGGTTTTAGATTGACTCTGGGTGGAGCGCAAGAATATTACGGAATAAACCCCGATATTACTACCCTTGGAAAGATAATAGGAGGGGGTTTTCCAATTGCCGTCTATGGTGGAAAAAAGGAAATCTTTGAACTGGTATCTCCTTTAGGAAAAGTGTATCAAGCCAGTACTTTTGCTGGAAATCCGATCTCTACAACCGCAGGTTTAGCTACTCTAAAAATCCTCTCTGAGAATAAAAATGTCATATATAAAAAATTGGAAAATAACGGAAATAAGATTAGAAATGGACTCCAAGATATAATTAGAGACAAAGGGATTTCTGCACAAGTAAATGGATTAACTTCTATGTTCCAAATCTTCTTTACAGATGAGGACGTAATTGATTACAAGACGGCTAAAAGCTCAGATATAGTCAAATTCATGTCCTATCAGAAGTACCTTGTGAGTAATGGAGTTTTTATTCCACCATCGCAATTTGAGACTTGTTTCATATCGACTACTCATACTGACGAAGACATAACCGAGACTTTAGAAGCAATGAATCAAGCCATTAGTGTATTATAA
- the cobA gene encoding uroporphyrinogen-III C-methyltransferase, protein MNVGGLELKKGTVYLVGSGPGDPDLISVKGLRLLENADVVIYDRLVSRSIIEMIPKKIDKIFAGKYPGKPHLNQDEINELMIREAKKGKKVVRLKSGDVFLFGRGGEEAQILMEAGIDYEIVPGISSAFAAPAYVGIPLTHRDYASSVAIVTGHEDPTKSKNRVDWKKLAKSVDTLVIMMGVRKLETIIGSLMKGGKSPETSIAIIESGTTKDQRVTIGVLGNIIDKARNRKVKAPAVIVIGDIVKLHEEISWLKR, encoded by the coding sequence TTGAACGTTGGAGGGCTTGAACTGAAGAAAGGGACAGTATATCTAGTAGGCAGTGGCCCTGGGGATCCTGATCTAATAAGTGTTAAGGGTCTTAGGTTATTGGAAAATGCAGACGTGGTTATTTATGATCGTCTAGTATCCAGATCCATTATTGAAATGATTCCAAAAAAAATTGACAAAATATTTGCAGGAAAATATCCAGGCAAACCGCATTTGAATCAAGATGAAATTAATGAGCTTATGATAAGAGAGGCAAAGAAAGGTAAGAAGGTGGTTCGTTTAAAAAGTGGAGATGTCTTTCTTTTCGGAAGAGGTGGAGAAGAAGCTCAAATACTTATGGAGGCTGGAATCGATTATGAGATAGTGCCAGGAATTTCATCGGCATTTGCCGCCCCCGCTTATGTTGGCATACCCTTAACTCATCGTGACTATGCATCCTCAGTTGCGATAGTTACTGGTCATGAAGATCCCACGAAATCGAAAAATCGCGTCGATTGGAAAAAACTTGCCAAATCGGTTGACACTTTGGTAATAATGATGGGTGTAAGAAAATTGGAAACCATTATAGGATCATTGATGAAAGGGGGGAAATCTCCTGAAACAAGTATTGCGATAATAGAAAGTGGAACTACAAAAGATCAAAGAGTGACAATCGGCGTTCTCGGTAACATAATTGATAAAGCACGAAATCGAAAAGTAAAAGCACCAGCTGTAATTGTTATCGGAGACATAGTGAAGTTGCATGAGGAAATTTCTTGGCTAAAGAGATGA
- the hemB gene encoding porphobilinogen synthase, giving the protein MFPESRLRRLRKPQIRKLAKETLLDASDFVYPIFIKEGIDSPEPIKAMPGQFQLPLNKVVNEAENLISLGIPGTILFGIPIEKDETGSSAYNKKGIIQKAIRKIKEQAKNDLTVITDICLCQYTTHGHCGIIKDNEVLNDPTLEVMEKIAVSHAEAGADVVAPSAMMDGQVKAIRKALDQSGFSDVAIMAYSAKHASNFYGPFREAAQSAPSFGDRRSYQMDFSNPNEALREAELDIKEGADIVMVKPALAYLDLIFRIRNEFKLPTAAYNVSGEYSMIKAAAGNGWINEKAIIIEVLTAIKRAGADIILTYFAKDVAGWLKKNEKI; this is encoded by the coding sequence ATGTTTCCTGAATCAAGGTTGAGAAGGCTTCGGAAGCCCCAAATAAGGAAACTTGCCAAAGAAACATTGTTAGACGCAAGTGATTTTGTTTATCCAATCTTTATCAAAGAGGGCATTGATTCTCCAGAGCCTATAAAAGCCATGCCTGGTCAATTCCAGCTTCCTTTGAATAAGGTAGTTAATGAAGCTGAAAATCTTATTTCATTAGGTATACCTGGAACAATTCTATTTGGGATTCCTATCGAAAAAGATGAGACAGGTTCCTCAGCATATAATAAAAAAGGAATAATTCAAAAAGCCATTAGGAAAATAAAAGAACAAGCGAAAAATGATTTAACAGTTATTACCGACATCTGTCTTTGTCAATACACAACTCATGGTCATTGTGGCATAATTAAGGACAATGAAGTATTAAATGATCCAACTCTTGAGGTAATGGAAAAAATTGCTGTGAGTCATGCCGAAGCTGGTGCAGACGTAGTAGCGCCATCCGCTATGATGGATGGACAGGTTAAAGCAATAAGGAAAGCGCTTGACCAATCCGGATTCTCAGATGTGGCCATAATGGCTTATTCAGCCAAACATGCCTCTAATTTCTATGGACCATTCAGGGAAGCAGCGCAATCCGCTCCTTCATTTGGAGATCGAAGAAGCTATCAAATGGATTTCTCAAATCCGAATGAAGCACTTCGTGAAGCGGAGCTTGATATTAAAGAAGGAGCCGATATAGTCATGGTAAAACCTGCATTGGCCTATCTGGATTTGATATTCAGAATAAGAAATGAATTCAAGTTGCCAACTGCAGCATATAACGTAAGTGGAGAATATTCTATGATTAAAGCTGCTGCTGGGAATGGCTGGATAAATGAAAAAGCAATTATAATTGAAGTCTTGACCGCTATAAAGAGAGCTGGAGCCGATATAATTCTCACATATTTTGCCAAAGATGTTGCGGGTTGGTTGAAAAAAAATGAAAAAATCTAA
- the hemC gene encoding hydroxymethylbilane synthase, giving the protein MKLTVGTRGSKLSLIQTEGVIRKIKQKIPELEIIVKVIKTTGDKKADESLLLIEEKGMFEKEIDEALIRGDIDFAVHSMKDVPTIQPPRSVIVAVPERSSPNDVLVSKDNIKLMDLSESSIIGTGSPRRSAQIKYKRPDLEVKPIRGNVDTRLNKLNQGLYDAIIIAEAGLDRLKMEKYVTERFSLEEFTPAAGQGALAVVAREDDKKITEILGLVNHQPSKTAALTEREFVESIGGGCKVPLGAFSCLQGNRLLLYVCILSPDGKTKIQLKDSGDPNLPKELGKKTAMKMLEMGAKVLIERWRA; this is encoded by the coding sequence ATGAAACTAACCGTTGGAACACGAGGTAGCAAGTTATCTCTAATTCAAACTGAAGGCGTTATTAGAAAAATAAAACAAAAAATTCCAGAATTAGAAATAATCGTAAAAGTAATTAAGACAACAGGCGATAAGAAAGCTGACGAATCCCTACTATTGATTGAAGAAAAAGGAATGTTCGAAAAAGAGATAGATGAGGCATTAATTCGAGGAGATATTGATTTCGCAGTCCATAGCATGAAAGACGTACCAACAATACAGCCTCCAAGATCAGTAATTGTTGCTGTTCCAGAACGTAGCTCTCCAAATGATGTACTAGTCTCAAAGGATAATATCAAATTGATGGATTTGTCTGAAAGCAGCATAATTGGAACCGGTAGTCCAAGGAGAAGCGCTCAAATAAAATATAAAAGGCCAGATCTAGAGGTCAAACCTATACGCGGTAATGTTGATACCCGATTAAACAAGCTTAACCAAGGATTGTATGATGCGATTATAATTGCAGAAGCAGGACTAGATCGTCTTAAAATGGAAAAATATGTGACTGAACGATTTTCACTAGAGGAATTTACTCCAGCTGCAGGTCAAGGAGCTTTAGCAGTTGTTGCAAGAGAAGATGATAAGAAAATCACTGAAATCCTAGGTCTAGTAAATCATCAACCATCGAAGACAGCAGCTTTGACCGAGAGGGAATTTGTGGAATCTATCGGTGGAGGGTGCAAAGTTCCTTTGGGAGCTTTTTCATGTTTGCAAGGCAATAGGTTATTGCTTTATGTTTGTATTCTTTCACCTGATGGTAAGACAAAAATTCAATTAAAAGATTCTGGAGATCCGAATTTGCCAAAAGAACTTGGAAAGAAAACTGCGATGAAGATGCTTGAGATGGGGGCAAAAGTATTGATTGAACGTTGGAGGGCTTGA
- a CDS encoding radical SAM protein, with product MKNQTDTVKIRNNKESSNRSQITLSENFVPCVISWNITSKCNLKCAHCYMDSNLKRTEGELNTRDGKSLIDQIVEVSLPMLILSGGEPLLRADVFDISKYATDKGLRVVMGTNGTLITDKIARKLSSSGIKAVAISIDSKSPEQHNKFRGIDNSWELAINGIKACIRNNIEVQINTTVTKLNYDEIDDIMRLGEKLGASNFHLFFLVSTGRGIKVKDISPIKYENKIREVLEKSQRYKLNVRPTCAPQFMRIAKQMGYEKKNRWSRGCMAGLSYCRIYPTGEVTPCPYLPIRLGNIKERNFRDIWFNSKILLSLRNFDNLKGRCGVCEFKSICGGCRARAYGLTASFSNICGSLHEPTELKGDYLAEDSCCTYIPNASDGNKI from the coding sequence ATGAAAAATCAAACTGATACTGTAAAGATAAGGAACAATAAAGAATCCTCCAATAGGAGTCAAATAACTTTATCAGAAAATTTTGTTCCATGTGTTATTTCGTGGAATATCACATCCAAATGCAATTTGAAGTGCGCTCATTGTTACATGGATTCAAATCTAAAGAGAACCGAAGGGGAACTTAACACTAGGGATGGAAAATCGCTAATAGATCAGATCGTTGAAGTTAGTCTACCTATGTTGATATTAAGTGGCGGAGAACCGTTACTTAGAGCTGATGTCTTCGATATTTCAAAGTACGCTACTGATAAAGGATTAAGAGTTGTAATGGGAACTAATGGGACTTTAATTACAGATAAAATAGCTAGAAAATTGAGTTCAAGCGGTATAAAAGCGGTTGCTATTAGTATAGATTCCAAATCACCTGAACAACATAATAAGTTCCGCGGAATAGACAATTCGTGGGAACTTGCAATTAATGGAATTAAAGCATGTATAAGAAATAATATTGAAGTTCAGATAAATACCACCGTGACAAAGCTAAATTATGATGAAATAGATGATATTATGAGATTGGGGGAAAAGCTTGGAGCCTCAAATTTCCACTTATTCTTTCTCGTTTCTACAGGTAGAGGAATTAAGGTAAAGGACATATCCCCAATTAAGTATGAAAATAAGATTAGAGAAGTTCTTGAAAAAAGCCAACGCTATAAACTCAATGTGAGACCAACATGTGCGCCGCAATTTATGCGTATAGCTAAACAGATGGGCTATGAGAAAAAAAATCGATGGAGCAGGGGATGCATGGCGGGACTTAGTTATTGTAGAATTTATCCTACAGGAGAGGTTACTCCCTGCCCTTATCTGCCTATAAGACTTGGTAATATTAAAGAAAGGAATTTCAGAGATATTTGGTTCAACTCCAAGATTCTCTTATCATTACGAAATTTTGACAATCTAAAAGGCAGATGTGGAGTATGCGAATTCAAAAGCATCTGTGGAGGATGTCGCGCTCGTGCATATGGGCTTACAGCTTCTTTCTCAAATATCTGTGGTAGCCTCCACGAGCCCACAGAACTGAAAGGAGATTATTTAGCTGAGGACTCATGTTGCACATATATTCCAAACGCTTCGGATGGGAATAAAATTTGA
- a CDS encoding bifunctional precorrin-2 dehydrogenase/sirohydrochlorin ferrochelatase, which yields MLINLKLDDKTILIFGGGSIGERKTKKFLHTNSKVMILGKDFTSELKKISKSHNIELKQIDLKKNFSSIIPLIAKSDIVIAALDDSLLNKRISSEAGKKNILVNVVDDPTLSDFYVPATTSIGEIDVAISTDGKSPAMAGILRKKIIKCITTEEILQVGLQDYARKLLKNCDFDRETRREILYKIIQNSRIKQLLKEEKLDEAKDLVNKIIKNNQKI from the coding sequence TTGTTAATTAATTTGAAACTCGATGATAAAACAATTCTGATATTCGGCGGTGGAAGTATTGGCGAAAGAAAGACCAAGAAGTTTCTACATACTAACTCAAAAGTTATGATTTTGGGCAAGGATTTTACGTCTGAGTTAAAAAAAATAAGTAAAAGCCATAATATCGAGTTAAAACAAATTGATCTAAAGAAAAATTTCTCATCAATAATTCCCTTAATTGCAAAATCAGATATAGTCATTGCTGCATTAGACGATTCCTTGTTAAACAAGAGAATATCCTCTGAGGCAGGGAAAAAAAATATTTTAGTAAATGTTGTTGATGATCCTACCTTAAGTGATTTTTACGTTCCTGCAACGACAAGCATAGGTGAAATAGATGTTGCAATAAGTACAGACGGTAAAAGTCCAGCTATGGCTGGAATTCTACGTAAGAAAATAATAAAGTGCATTACAACCGAAGAAATTCTTCAAGTTGGACTTCAAGATTATGCGAGAAAGCTTTTAAAGAATTGTGATTTTGATAGAGAAACTCGTCGTGAGATTTTGTATAAAATAATTCAAAATTCCAGAATTAAACAACTACTAAAAGAAGAAAAATTAGATGAAGCAAAGGATCTTGTAAATAAAATCATTAAAAATAATCAAAAAATATGA
- a CDS encoding Trm112 family protein produces the protein MKRSLMEILACPMDKYNPLQLLIFKQKDEIVEGLITCKKCNRFYPIIDEIPHMLPDDLRSEKEDLAFLKKWSNKIPEEILKDGKPFSLKKKK, from the coding sequence ATGAAAAGAAGCTTGATGGAAATACTTGCATGTCCTATGGATAAATACAATCCACTTCAATTACTAATTTTCAAGCAAAAGGATGAGATAGTAGAAGGTTTGATAACATGCAAAAAATGTAACAGATTTTATCCGATAATTGACGAGATTCCTCACATGCTCCCTGATGACCTGCGCTCTGAAAAAGAAGATTTAGCATTTTTAAAAAAGTGGAGTAACAAAATACCTGAAGAAATCCTGAAAGATGGAAAGCCATTTAGCTTAAAAAAGAAGAAATGA
- a CDS encoding uroporphyrinogen-III synthase, with the protein MSLRGKVIAITRPEKQANELTDTISRFGGKPYKVPTIVIKPSLSDNLIKRFTEKIHNEQVDFLIFTSVNGVKILMDYLKPNLEFRKKIEKTTIIAIGPKTKKELEENKIKVNLVPESFSSEGIIKELKNIDVRNKTVVIPRSMEGGEYLVEELKSLGAKVTEIPIYECIVPSDHSKVSVFIKDLIQKRIDVITFTSPSTAQNLFKLSVKFISIGDLRKLLNGIVVVAIGPTTKGALKELGINTDLMPSKYTIEAMLDSIIQHFN; encoded by the coding sequence TTGTCATTAAGAGGAAAAGTCATTGCCATCACTCGCCCAGAAAAGCAAGCGAATGAATTAACAGATACAATAAGCCGTTTTGGGGGAAAGCCTTACAAAGTCCCTACTATAGTAATCAAACCATCATTAAGTGATAATTTAATTAAACGATTTACTGAAAAAATTCACAATGAACAAGTGGATTTTCTAATCTTTACCAGTGTTAACGGCGTAAAGATACTGATGGATTATCTAAAGCCTAACCTTGAGTTCCGTAAGAAAATTGAAAAAACTACTATTATTGCAATAGGGCCTAAAACTAAAAAAGAACTTGAGGAGAATAAAATAAAAGTAAACCTAGTCCCCGAAAGTTTCAGTTCGGAAGGGATTATAAAAGAACTAAAGAATATTGATGTCAGAAATAAGACTGTTGTTATCCCTCGATCAATGGAAGGTGGCGAATATTTAGTTGAAGAACTTAAATCATTAGGTGCTAAAGTTACAGAAATCCCGATCTATGAGTGTATAGTTCCAAGCGACCATTCTAAAGTATCGGTCTTTATTAAAGATCTAATTCAAAAAAGAATTGATGTGATAACATTTACCAGCCCATCTACCGCTCAGAATTTATTTAAATTATCTGTGAAATTTATCTCGATTGGAGATCTTAGGAAATTATTAAATGGAATTGTTGTTGTTGCTATAGGTCCAACAACCAAGGGAGCGTTAAAAGAATTAGGTATCAATACTGATTTAATGCCCAGTAAATATACAATTGAGGCTATGCTTGATTCTATTATTCAGCATTTCAATTAA